One genomic region from Pseudomonas hormoni encodes:
- a CDS encoding LPS-assembly protein LptD, translating to MALKSPAFRKKFPLLVTGSLLALQPLATSFVVAAEQYDCSVSASGAWNCAPKTPAAALPPRPVHDGSAVSATGEAPAESATGEDTGAKTALVTESKGRGLKSRSEDYSHLDWVPREKLTAAQLAETGPYCSGSYIEPIRPGMNDKTNKSDAPTFVGAKASRYKQDEQIATLAGDVVLRQGSMQAEADEANLYQAESRGELDGNVRIRDNGALIVGDHAEVQLDTGEAKVDNAEYVMHKSRIRGNALYAKRAENAIIRLKDGTYTTCEPNSNAWQLKGNNITLNPATGFGTATNVTLRVKDIPVLYTPYIYFPIDDRRQSGFLPPTIGTGSDTGFLLVTPYYFNLAPNYDATLYPRYMSKRGLLMEGEFRYLTKSSEGQFGAAYLNDDDTERSQQTDYEKTRYMYNWQHKGGLDSRVFTQVDYTKISDPYYFQDLQTDQIGVKADDYVNQQGSVTYRGDSYTARLNAQAYQLATVSNITPYDRLPQLTFNGQLPVHPNGLNFDYETEIVRFERDLETGQFSDENGILSPRLDTNVTGLARANGNRLNLKPGVSLPLDWTYGFVKPSLKYQYTQYDLDLDSTGKNDLLTNRNRASALGESFSSSQNRGVPIASIDSGLYFDRNTTWFGKNYRQTLEPRLFYLYVPEEDQKDIPVFDTGEYTFNYASLFRDNRFSGSDRVGDENKLSLGVTNRWIEEDGFERQRISVGQALYFKDREVQLPGIDAKTRDDAQANVSPYALEYEYRWNRDWRTTADYNWDPDSHSPRSGSAMFHYQPEDNPNKVINAGYRYRNDQVRYDQNTGQWSVGGGDYGTPGTPGYVKDYYKIQQHDFSVIWPIVPQWNAISRWQYDYNQNRTLEAFGGFEYDNCCWKLRLINRYWVSYDEFSQNAPENEKGDHGIFLQIVLKGLGGLTGAKVESFLDKGIQGYREREDQAF from the coding sequence ATGGCATTGAAATCCCCCGCGTTTCGTAAAAAATTTCCGTTGTTGGTCACCGGCAGTCTGCTGGCCCTGCAACCTCTAGCCACTTCGTTCGTGGTCGCCGCGGAACAGTATGACTGCTCAGTCTCTGCTTCGGGTGCCTGGAACTGTGCGCCAAAGACGCCGGCGGCTGCATTGCCACCGCGTCCCGTCCATGACGGCAGCGCAGTCTCCGCGACCGGTGAAGCCCCGGCCGAGAGCGCCACCGGCGAAGACACCGGCGCCAAGACTGCGCTGGTCACCGAATCCAAAGGCCGCGGTCTCAAGTCACGTAGCGAAGACTACAGTCACCTCGACTGGGTTCCGCGCGAGAAGCTCACTGCAGCGCAATTGGCCGAAACCGGTCCTTACTGCTCTGGTTCCTATATCGAACCGATTCGTCCTGGCATGAATGACAAGACGAATAAAAGTGACGCTCCGACCTTTGTCGGCGCCAAGGCCTCCCGCTATAAGCAGGACGAGCAGATCGCTACCCTCGCGGGCGACGTGGTCTTGCGTCAGGGCAGCATGCAGGCTGAAGCCGACGAGGCGAACCTCTATCAGGCCGAGAGCCGTGGCGAACTGGACGGCAACGTGCGCATTCGCGACAACGGCGCGCTGATCGTCGGCGACCACGCCGAAGTGCAGCTCGACACCGGGGAAGCCAAGGTCGACAACGCCGAATACGTGATGCACAAATCCCGTATCCGCGGTAACGCGCTGTACGCGAAACGTGCCGAGAACGCGATCATCCGCCTCAAGGATGGTACGTACACCACGTGCGAACCGAACAGCAACGCCTGGCAGCTCAAGGGCAACAACATCACCTTGAACCCGGCCACCGGTTTCGGTACCGCGACCAACGTGACGCTGCGGGTCAAGGACATTCCGGTCCTGTACACGCCGTACATCTATTTCCCGATCGACGATCGTCGTCAGTCCGGCTTCCTGCCGCCGACCATCGGCACCGGCAGCGATACCGGCTTCCTGCTCGTCACGCCGTACTACTTCAACCTGGCGCCGAACTACGATGCCACGTTGTACCCGCGCTACATGAGCAAGCGCGGCCTGTTGATGGAAGGCGAATTCCGTTACCTGACCAAGTCCAGCGAAGGTCAGTTCGGCGCCGCGTACCTCAATGATGACGATACAGAACGCAGTCAGCAGACCGACTACGAAAAAACCCGCTACATGTACAACTGGCAGCACAAGGGTGGTCTTGACTCTCGGGTTTTCACTCAAGTCGATTACACCAAGATCAGCGATCCGTATTACTTCCAGGACCTGCAGACCGATCAGATTGGCGTGAAAGCCGACGATTACGTCAATCAGCAAGGTTCCGTCACCTATCGTGGCGACAGCTACACCGCTCGTTTGAACGCCCAGGCGTATCAGCTCGCAACCGTTTCAAACATCACGCCGTATGATCGCCTGCCGCAGCTCACCTTCAACGGTCAGCTGCCTGTGCATCCGAATGGCTTGAATTTCGACTACGAAACAGAAATCGTACGGTTTGAGCGGGATCTGGAAACAGGTCAGTTTTCCGATGAAAACGGCATCCTGTCGCCTCGCCTGGACACCAACGTGACGGGCTTGGCTCGTGCCAACGGTAATCGTCTGAACCTCAAGCCAGGCGTGAGCCTGCCTTTGGATTGGACGTATGGTTTCGTGAAGCCATCGCTCAAGTATCAATACACTCAGTACGACCTTGATCTTGATAGCACCGGCAAGAATGATCTCCTGACGAATCGCAATAGAGCTTCGGCCCTTGGCGAGTCGTTCAGCAGTTCGCAAAACCGTGGCGTCCCGATCGCAAGCATCGACAGCGGCCTGTATTTCGACCGCAACACCACCTGGTTCGGCAAAAACTATCGCCAAACCCTGGAACCACGCCTGTTCTACCTGTATGTGCCTGAAGAAGACCAGAAGGACATCCCGGTCTTCGACACTGGTGAATACACCTTCAACTATGCGTCTCTGTTCCGCGACAACCGTTTCTCGGGCTCCGACCGTGTCGGCGACGAGAACAAACTGTCGCTGGGCGTGACCAACCGCTGGATCGAAGAAGACGGTTTCGAGCGTCAACGCATCAGCGTCGGCCAGGCCTTGTACTTCAAGGATCGCGAAGTCCAGTTGCCGGGTATCGATGCGAAAACCCGCGACGATGCCCAGGCCAATGTTTCTCCGTACGCGCTGGAATACGAATACCGCTGGAACCGCGATTGGCGCACGACCGCCGATTACAACTGGGACCCGGACAGCCACAGCCCTCGCTCGGGCAGCGCGATGTTCCACTACCAGCCTGAGGACAACCCGAACAAGGTCATCAACGCCGGCTATCGCTATCGTAATGACCAGGTCCGTTACGACCAGAACACCGGTCAATGGTCGGTGGGCGGCGGTGACTACGGCACTCCGGGCACCCCGGGCTACGTGAAGGACTACTACAAGATCCAGCAGCACGACTTCTCGGTGATCTGGCCGATCGTGCCGCAGTGGAACGCCATCAGTCGCTGGCAGTATGACTACAACCAAAACCGTACCCTGGAAGCCTTCGGTGGTTTCGAGTACGACAACTGCTGCTGGAAACTGCGCCTGATCAACCGTTACTGGGTGTCGTATGACGAGTTCAGTCAGAACGCCCCTGAAAACGAGAAAGGCGACCATGGCATCTTCCTACAGATCGTTCTGAAAGGTCTCGGCGGCCTCACCGGCGCCAAAGTAGAGAGCTTCCTCGACAAAGGCATCCAAGGTTATCGTGAACGTGAAGACCAAGCTTTCTGA
- the surA gene encoding peptidylprolyl isomerase SurA: protein MKTKLSDCLRPLVLGALFLGTAANAAVQSIDKVVAIVDNDVVMQSQLDQRVHEVQQTIAKRGASAPPASVLDQQVLERLIVENLQLQIGERSGIRITDEELNQAVGTIAQRNNMSIEQFRAALTRDGLSYDDAREQIRREMVISRVRQRRVAERIQVSEQEVKNFLASDLGKMQLSEEFRLANILIPTPESANSDAIQNAAKQADAVYQQLKQGADFGQLAIAKSASETALEGGDMGWRKAAQLPPPFDRMLSTMTVGDVTQPMRTPGGFIILKILDKRGGETQTRDEVHVRHILVKPSPIRDEAKTKALAESLYTRIEAGEDFGELAKSFSEDPGSALNGGDLNWIDPNALVPEFREVMAKTPQGQLSKPFQTQYGWHVLEVLGRRATDSTTQAREQQAMTVLRNRKYDEELQTWLRQIRDEAYVEIKLPGADQAAQ, encoded by the coding sequence GTGAAGACCAAGCTTTCTGATTGTCTGCGCCCGCTAGTGCTGGGCGCGCTGTTCCTGGGTACTGCGGCGAATGCCGCGGTACAGTCCATCGATAAAGTGGTGGCCATTGTCGATAACGACGTGGTCATGCAGAGCCAACTGGACCAGCGCGTTCATGAAGTTCAGCAAACCATCGCCAAACGCGGCGCTTCCGCGCCGCCGGCCAGCGTGCTGGATCAGCAGGTGCTTGAGCGTCTGATCGTCGAGAACCTGCAACTGCAGATCGGCGAACGCTCCGGCATCCGCATTACCGATGAAGAGCTGAACCAGGCTGTCGGCACCATTGCCCAGCGCAATAACATGTCGATTGAACAATTCCGCGCCGCACTGACTCGCGATGGTCTGTCTTACGACGACGCCCGTGAACAGATTCGCCGCGAAATGGTCATCAGCCGTGTGCGTCAACGCCGTGTCGCCGAACGCATCCAGGTGTCCGAACAGGAAGTGAAGAACTTCCTCGCCTCTGACCTTGGCAAAATGCAGTTGTCCGAAGAATTCCGTCTGGCCAACATCCTGATTCCTACGCCGGAAAGCGCTAACTCCGACGCGATTCAGAATGCAGCCAAACAGGCAGACGCGGTTTACCAGCAGCTCAAGCAAGGCGCTGACTTCGGTCAGTTGGCAATCGCCAAATCCGCCAGCGAAACCGCACTGGAAGGCGGCGACATGGGCTGGCGTAAAGCCGCTCAATTGCCACCTCCGTTCGATCGCATGCTGAGCACCATGACGGTTGGCGACGTTACCCAGCCAATGCGCACGCCGGGCGGCTTCATCATCCTGAAGATCCTCGACAAGCGTGGCGGCGAGACCCAGACACGTGACGAAGTGCACGTACGTCATATCCTGGTCAAACCGAGTCCGATTCGTGACGAAGCTAAAACCAAGGCTTTGGCTGAATCGCTCTATACCCGTATCGAAGCGGGCGAAGATTTCGGCGAACTGGCGAAAAGTTTCTCGGAAGATCCGGGTTCCGCCCTCAACGGTGGCGACCTGAACTGGATCGATCCGAATGCATTGGTGCCTGAATTCCGCGAAGTGATGGCCAAGACCCCACAAGGTCAGCTGTCCAAGCCGTTCCAGACTCAATATGGCTGGCACGTTCTGGAAGTCCTTGGCCGTCGCGCCACTGACAGCACGACCCAGGCCCGTGAGCAGCAAGCCATGACCGTACTGCGTAACCGCAAATACGACGAAGAGCTGCAAACCTGGCTGCGTCAGATCCGTGACGAAGCGTACGTAGAGATCAAACTCCCTGGTGCAGACCAGGCAGCGCAGTGA
- the pdxA gene encoding 4-hydroxythreonine-4-phosphate dehydrogenase PdxA gives MKPKRFALTPGEPAGIGPDLCLLLASQAQPHPLIAITSRDLLTERAAQLGVAVDLLPVTPDAWPDVPAPANSLYVWDTPLSAPVIAGQLDKANAAFVLETLTRAGQGCLDGHFAGMITAPVHKGVINESGIAFSGHTEFLADLTHTAQVVMMLATRGLRVALVTTHLPLREIADAITPERLERVTRILHADLQEKFGIARPRILVCGLNPHAGEGGHLGHEEIDIIEPTLERLRGEGMDLRGPLPADTLFTPKYLEHCDAVLAMYHDQGLPVLKYKGFGAAVNVTLGLPIIRTSVDHGTALDLAGSGKIDTGSLQVALETAYQMAETRL, from the coding sequence GTGAAACCCAAGCGTTTCGCGCTGACACCCGGTGAACCGGCCGGCATAGGTCCTGACCTGTGCCTGCTGCTCGCCTCGCAAGCCCAGCCACACCCCCTGATTGCCATTACCAGTCGCGACCTGCTCACAGAGCGGGCCGCGCAACTGGGCGTGGCTGTCGATTTGCTGCCAGTCACGCCTGATGCCTGGCCGGATGTACCCGCGCCAGCCAACAGTCTGTATGTCTGGGATACACCGCTTAGTGCGCCAGTGATTGCCGGGCAACTCGACAAAGCCAATGCTGCTTTCGTTCTGGAAACCCTTACCCGCGCGGGTCAGGGCTGCCTCGACGGGCATTTCGCCGGGATGATTACCGCCCCTGTGCACAAGGGTGTGATCAATGAATCAGGCATCGCCTTTTCCGGTCATACGGAATTTCTCGCTGACCTGACGCATACCGCGCAAGTGGTGATGATGCTCGCGACTCGCGGATTGCGCGTGGCGCTGGTCACCACTCACCTGCCCCTTCGCGAGATTGCCGATGCAATCACGCCGGAGCGTCTGGAACGCGTCACGCGGATACTGCACGCGGACCTGCAAGAAAAATTCGGCATCGCCCGGCCACGCATTCTCGTCTGCGGCCTCAACCCGCACGCCGGTGAAGGCGGACACCTGGGCCATGAAGAAATCGACATCATTGAACCTACATTAGAGCGTCTGCGTGGCGAGGGCATGGACCTTCGCGGCCCCCTGCCCGCTGACACTCTGTTTACCCCCAAATATCTGGAGCACTGCGACGCGGTGCTGGCGATGTACCACGACCAGGGCCTGCCCGTGCTGAAATACAAAGGCTTCGGCGCGGCAGTCAACGTGACCCTCGGCTTGCCGATCATCCGCACCTCGGTCGACCACGGCACCGCCCTGGACCTGGCCGGCAGCGGCAAAATCGACACCGGCAGCCTGCAAGTCGCCCTGGAAACCGCCTACCAGATGGCCGAGACCCGTTTATGA
- the rsmA gene encoding 16S rRNA (adenine(1518)-N(6)/adenine(1519)-N(6))-dimethyltransferase RsmA has protein sequence MTEHYQHRARKRFGQNFLHDAGVIDRILRSIHAKPEDRLLEIGPGQGALTQGLLNSGAQLDVVELDKDLIPILNQQFAGKSNFNLHQGDALKFDFNSLNAAPNSLRVVGNLPYNISTPLIFHLLNNAGIIRDMHFMLQKEVVERLAAGPGGGDWGRLSIMVQYHCRVEHLFNVGPGAFNPPPKVDSAIVRLVPHAVLPHPAKDHRLLERVVREAFNQRRKTLRNTLKLLLSNDEITAAGVDGSLRPEQLDLAAFVRLADKLSEQVLQKPAAD, from the coding sequence ATGACCGAGCATTACCAACACCGGGCGCGCAAGCGTTTCGGCCAGAACTTCCTGCACGATGCCGGTGTTATCGACCGCATCCTGCGCTCCATCCATGCCAAACCCGAAGACCGCCTGCTGGAAATCGGCCCGGGCCAGGGCGCGCTGACTCAAGGCCTGCTGAACAGCGGTGCCCAGTTGGACGTGGTGGAGCTGGACAAAGACCTGATCCCGATCCTCAACCAACAGTTCGCCGGCAAGAGCAACTTCAACCTGCATCAGGGTGACGCGCTGAAGTTCGACTTCAACAGCCTGAACGCCGCGCCGAACAGCCTGCGGGTGGTCGGCAACCTGCCGTACAACATCTCTACCCCGCTGATTTTTCACCTGCTGAACAACGCGGGCATCATTCGCGACATGCACTTCATGCTGCAGAAAGAAGTGGTCGAGCGCCTGGCAGCAGGTCCTGGCGGTGGTGACTGGGGTCGCCTGTCGATCATGGTCCAGTATCACTGTCGTGTAGAGCACCTGTTCAACGTTGGTCCGGGCGCGTTCAATCCGCCGCCGAAAGTCGATTCGGCCATCGTACGCCTGGTGCCACACGCGGTACTGCCACACCCGGCCAAGGATCACCGGCTGCTGGAGCGCGTCGTACGCGAAGCCTTCAACCAGCGCCGCAAGACTCTGCGCAACACCCTCAAACTGCTGCTGAGCAACGACGAAATTACCGCCGCCGGTGTCGACGGCAGCCTGCGTCCCGAGCAGCTCGATTTGGCGGCCTTCGTGCGCCTGGCCGACAAGCTCAGCGAACAAGTCCTACAGAAGCCCGCCGCCGACTGA
- the apaG gene encoding Co2+/Mg2+ efflux protein ApaG: protein MSDPRYQVDVSVVTRYLAEQSQPEQNRFAFAYTITVHNNGELPAKLLSRHWVITDGDGHVEEVRGAGVVGQQPLIDAGESHTYSSGTVMTSKVGTMQGTYEMVADDGKHFDAIIAPFRLAVPGALH, encoded by the coding sequence ATGTCCGATCCTCGTTATCAGGTCGACGTCAGCGTCGTCACCCGCTATCTGGCAGAACAATCGCAACCCGAGCAAAACCGCTTTGCCTTCGCTTACACCATCACCGTGCACAACAATGGCGAGTTACCGGCCAAGCTGTTGTCGCGGCACTGGGTGATCACCGATGGTGACGGGCATGTCGAAGAGGTTCGCGGTGCGGGCGTTGTTGGTCAGCAACCGTTGATCGATGCCGGCGAAAGCCACACTTACAGCAGCGGTACCGTCATGACCTCCAAGGTCGGTACGATGCAGGGCACCTATGAAATGGTTGCCGATGACGGTAAGCACTTTGACGCCATCATCGCCCCATTCCGCCTGGCGGTGCCCGGGGCCCTGCACTGA
- a CDS encoding symmetrical bis(5'-nucleosyl)-tetraphosphatase — MATYAVGDLQGCLEPLKCLLKQVAFDPARDKLWLVGDLVNRGPQSLETLRFLYSLRESLVCVLGNHDLHLLAAGNNIERLKKADTLREILEAPDRAELLEWLRQQKLMHYDEQRNIALVHAGIPPQWSLRKALKCAAEVEEALRDDNRFAPYLDGMYGNEPLKWDNDLKGVTRLRVITNYFTRMRFCTSEGKLDLKSKEGLDSAPVGYKPWFQFKERKTKGVKIIFGHWAALEGQCNEPGIFALDTGCVWGGSMTLMNVDTFERLQCKCDEHGHTLPPVAPPIPLQTSASAQR; from the coding sequence ATGGCGACGTATGCCGTCGGTGACCTGCAAGGGTGCCTCGAACCCTTGAAATGCCTGCTCAAGCAGGTCGCCTTCGACCCTGCCCGGGACAAACTGTGGCTGGTTGGCGATCTAGTCAACCGTGGCCCGCAGTCACTGGAAACCCTGCGCTTCCTTTATAGCCTGCGCGAATCACTGGTGTGCGTACTGGGCAACCACGACCTGCACTTGCTGGCCGCCGGGAATAACATCGAACGCCTGAAGAAAGCCGACACCCTGCGCGAGATTCTTGAAGCACCGGATCGCGCGGAACTGCTGGAGTGGTTGCGCCAGCAAAAGCTCATGCATTACGACGAACAGCGCAACATCGCCCTGGTCCACGCCGGCATACCGCCACAATGGTCGCTGCGCAAAGCCTTGAAGTGCGCCGCCGAGGTCGAAGAGGCTCTGCGGGACGACAACCGTTTTGCTCCTTACCTCGACGGGATGTACGGCAATGAACCGTTGAAATGGGACAATGACCTCAAAGGCGTGACCCGCCTGCGCGTGATCACCAACTATTTCACCCGCATGCGCTTCTGCACCAGCGAAGGCAAGCTGGACCTGAAGAGCAAGGAAGGTCTCGACTCTGCACCGGTGGGTTACAAACCCTGGTTCCAGTTCAAGGAGCGCAAGACCAAGGGTGTGAAAATCATCTTCGGTCACTGGGCAGCGCTTGAGGGGCAGTGCAACGAGCCGGGCATCTTCGCCCTCGATACCGGTTGCGTCTGGGGTGGTTCGATGACCCTGATGAACGTCGACACCTTTGAGCGCCTGCAGTGCAAATGCGATGAGCATGGCCATACCCTGCCGCCAGTCGCCCCGCCTATTCCCTTACAAACGTCAGCCAGCGCCCAGCGCTAG
- the glpE gene encoding thiosulfate sulfurtransferase GlpE — translation MSEFKRIPPEQAQALREQGAVVVDVRDPATFAALHIAGSKHLDNVSISDFIRAADLDAPTVVVCYHGNSSQSAAAYLISQGFSDVYSMDGGFELWRTTYPSETAQGTSE, via the coding sequence ATGAGCGAATTCAAACGTATCCCCCCAGAACAGGCCCAGGCCCTGCGCGAACAAGGCGCGGTGGTGGTCGATGTTCGAGACCCTGCAACATTTGCCGCACTGCATATCGCCGGCTCGAAGCATCTGGACAACGTATCCATCTCGGATTTCATCCGCGCCGCCGATCTTGACGCCCCGACGGTCGTGGTCTGCTATCACGGCAACTCCAGCCAGAGTGCGGCGGCCTACCTGATCAGCCAGGGCTTCTCCGACGTCTACAGCATGGATGGCGGTTTTGAGCTGTGGCGTACGACTTATCCTTCGGAAACAGCGCAAGGCACTTCCGAATAA
- a CDS encoding PrkA family serine protein kinase, translated as MSIFSHFQQRFESTRQEELSLQEYLELCKKDRSAYVSAAERLLLAIGEPELLDTSTNSRLSRIFSNKVIRRYPAFEDFHGMEECIDQIVSYFRHAAQGLEEKKQILYLLGPVGGGKSSLAEKLKQLIEKVPFYAIKGSPVFESPLGLFNATEDGAILEEDFGIPRRYLNTIMSPWATKRLAEFGGDISQFRVVKLYPSILNQIAVAKTEPGDENNQDISALVGKVDIRKLEEFPQNDADAYSYSGALCRSNQGLMEFVEMFKAPIKVLHPLLTATQEGNYNSTEGLGAIPFTGILLAHSNESEWHTFRNNKNNEAFIDRIYIVKVPYCLRVSDEVKIYDKLLFNSSLAKAHCAPDTLKMLAQFTVLSRLKEPENSNIYSKMRVYDGENLKDTDPKAKSIQEYRDNAGVDEGMNGLSTRFAFKILSKVFNFDPHEIAANPVHLLYVLEQQIEQEQFQAETRERYLRFLKEYLAPRYIEFIGKEIQTAYLESYSEYGQNIFDRYVLYADFWIQDQEYRDPETGEILNRVALNEELEKIEKPAGISNPKDFRNEIVNFVLRARANNNGKNPTWLSYEKLRVVIEKKMFSNTEDLLPVISFNAKASKEDQQKHNDFVTRMVERGYTDKQVRLLSEWYLRVRKSQ; from the coding sequence ATGAGTATCTTTAGCCACTTCCAACAACGCTTCGAGTCCACACGCCAGGAAGAACTCTCGCTACAAGAGTACCTGGAGCTGTGCAAAAAGGACCGCAGCGCCTACGTTTCCGCCGCCGAGCGTCTCTTGCTGGCCATCGGAGAACCGGAGCTGCTCGACACCTCGACCAACTCGAGGCTTTCGCGAATCTTTTCCAACAAGGTGATCCGCCGCTATCCGGCCTTTGAAGACTTCCACGGGATGGAAGAATGCATCGACCAGATCGTGTCGTATTTCCGCCATGCCGCTCAGGGCCTGGAAGAGAAGAAACAAATCCTCTACCTGCTCGGCCCTGTCGGTGGCGGTAAATCGTCCCTGGCCGAGAAGCTGAAACAGCTGATCGAGAAGGTGCCTTTCTACGCGATCAAAGGCTCGCCGGTTTTCGAATCGCCCCTGGGTCTGTTCAACGCCACTGAAGATGGCGCGATCCTCGAGGAAGACTTCGGTATTCCGCGGCGCTATCTCAATACCATCATGTCGCCATGGGCCACTAAACGCCTGGCCGAATTTGGCGGCGACATCAGCCAGTTCCGCGTGGTGAAACTCTATCCGTCGATCCTAAACCAGATCGCCGTGGCCAAAACCGAACCGGGAGATGAAAACAACCAGGACATCTCGGCACTGGTGGGCAAGGTCGATATCCGCAAACTGGAGGAATTCCCGCAGAACGACGCCGACGCCTACAGCTATTCGGGCGCACTGTGCCGGTCCAACCAGGGCCTGATGGAATTCGTCGAAATGTTCAAGGCGCCGATCAAGGTGCTGCACCCATTGCTGACCGCCACTCAGGAAGGCAACTACAACAGCACCGAAGGTCTGGGGGCGATCCCGTTTACCGGTATCCTGTTGGCTCACTCCAACGAATCGGAATGGCATACCTTCCGCAACAACAAGAACAACGAAGCCTTCATCGACCGGATCTATATCGTCAAAGTGCCGTACTGCCTGCGGGTCAGCGACGAAGTGAAGATCTACGACAAGCTCTTGTTCAACAGCTCGCTGGCGAAGGCTCACTGCGCACCCGACACTCTGAAGATGCTTGCCCAGTTCACCGTGCTCTCACGACTCAAGGAGCCGGAAAACTCCAACATCTACTCCAAGATGCGCGTGTATGACGGTGAAAACCTCAAGGACACCGATCCGAAGGCCAAGTCGATTCAGGAATACCGCGACAACGCGGGAGTCGACGAAGGCATGAACGGCCTGTCGACGCGCTTCGCGTTCAAGATTCTGTCGAAGGTCTTCAACTTCGATCCGCACGAAATCGCTGCCAACCCGGTGCATTTGCTGTACGTGCTGGAACAACAGATCGAACAGGAGCAATTCCAGGCCGAAACCCGCGAACGCTACCTGCGCTTCCTCAAGGAGTACCTGGCGCCGCGTTATATCGAATTCATCGGCAAGGAAATCCAGACGGCCTACCTCGAGTCTTACAGCGAGTACGGCCAGAACATCTTCGATCGCTACGTGCTGTACGCCGACTTCTGGATCCAGGACCAGGAGTATCGCGACCCCGAAACCGGCGAGATCCTCAACCGCGTGGCACTGAACGAAGAACTGGAGAAAATCGAAAAACCGGCCGGCATCAGCAATCCGAAGGATTTCCGCAACGAAATCGTCAACTTCGTGCTGCGCGCCCGAGCCAACAACAACGGCAAGAACCCGACCTGGCTCAGCTACGAAAAACTGCGGGTGGTCATCGAGAAGAAAATGTTCTCCAACACCGAAGACCTCCTGCCGGTCATCAGTTTCAACGCCAAGGCCAGCAAAGAGGACCAGCAGAAGCACAACGACTTCGTCACACGGATGGTCGAGCGGGGTTACACCGACAAACAGGTACGACTGCTGTCCGAGTGGTACCTGCGGGTCAGAAAATCACAATAA
- a CDS encoding YeaH/YhbH family protein: MSYVIDRRLNGKNKSTVNRQRFLRRYRDHIKKAVEEAVSRRSITDMEHGEQISIPGRDIDEPVLHHGRGGKQTVVHPGNKEFTSGEHIARPPGGGGGRGPGKAGNSGEGMDEFVFQITQEEFLEFMFEDLELPNLVKRNLTGTDTFKTVRAGISNEGNPSRINIIRTLRSAHARRIALSGSSRAKLREAKEELLRLKRDEPDNFGDIQEIEAEIEKLSARIHRVPFLDTFDLKYNLLIKQPNPSSKAVMFCLMDVSGSMTQATKDIAKRFFILLYLFLKRNYEKIDVVFIRHHTSAREVDEEEFFYSRETGGTIVSSALKLMQEIMAERYPSNEWNIYAAQASDGDNWNDDSPICRDILINQIMPFVQYYTYVEITPREHQALWFEYERIAEAFSDTFAQQQLVSAGDIYPVFRELFQRRLVT, from the coding sequence ATGAGCTATGTGATCGACCGACGTCTCAATGGCAAGAACAAGAGCACGGTAAACCGTCAGCGGTTTCTGCGGCGTTACCGTGATCACATCAAGAAGGCTGTCGAAGAGGCGGTCAGCCGGCGCTCCATTACCGATATGGAACACGGCGAACAGATCAGCATTCCCGGCCGCGACATCGACGAGCCGGTGCTTCACCACGGTCGCGGTGGCAAGCAGACCGTGGTGCATCCGGGCAACAAGGAATTCACCAGCGGTGAGCACATTGCCCGTCCGCCCGGAGGTGGCGGCGGCAGAGGCCCGGGCAAGGCCGGCAACTCGGGCGAAGGGATGGACGAATTCGTCTTCCAGATCACCCAGGAAGAATTCCTCGAGTTCATGTTCGAGGACCTTGAGCTGCCGAACCTGGTCAAGCGTAACCTGACCGGCACCGACACCTTCAAGACCGTACGGGCAGGGATCAGTAACGAAGGCAACCCTTCGCGAATCAACATCATCCGCACCTTGCGTTCCGCCCATGCACGGCGCATCGCCCTGTCCGGCAGCAGCCGGGCGAAACTGCGCGAAGCCAAAGAAGAACTGTTGCGACTAAAGCGGGATGAACCGGACAACTTCGGCGATATTCAGGAAATCGAGGCCGAAATCGAAAAGCTCAGTGCGCGCATCCACCGCGTTCCGTTCCTCGACACCTTCGACCTCAAGTACAACCTGCTGATCAAACAACCCAACCCCAGCTCCAAGGCTGTGATGTTCTGCCTGATGGACGTGTCCGGCTCCATGACCCAGGCGACCAAGGACATCGCCAAGCGCTTCTTTATCCTGCTGTACCTGTTCCTCAAGCGTAACTACGAAAAGATCGACGTCGTATTCATCCGTCACCACACCAGCGCCCGGGAAGTGGACGAGGAAGAGTTTTTCTACTCCCGCGAAACCGGCGGCACCATCGTTTCCAGCGCGTTGAAACTGATGCAGGAGATCATGGCCGAACGCTATCCGAGCAATGAGTGGAACATCTATGCCGCGCAGGCCTCCGACGGTGACAACTGGAATGACGACTCGCCGATCTGCCGTGACATCCTGATCAACCAGATCATGCCGTTTGTGCAGTACTACACTTACGTTGAGATCACCCCGCGCGAACACCAGGCCTTGTGGTTCGAATACGAACGCATCGCCGAAGCCTTTTCTGACACTTTTGCCCAGCAACAACTGGTCTCGGCCGGGGATATCTATCCGGTCTTCCGTGAACTCTTCCAGCGCAGGTTAGTGACATGA